Below is a window of bacterium DNA.
AGATGGACTCGTTGGGCACATACTCCGCTTCATAGGGATAGAACTGCATGCGCTGCTTGACAGGATCATACCAGCGCGCCTGAAGCAGGGGCGAATCCCATTTGACATCGCGAGTCGGTACCGGCCAGTTCTTGATGTACTGCTGGGTATACTGGACGCCGCTTTTAAGGCTGTGGTGCTTGGTCGCCTGCCAGGTCAGGTCGTACTTGGTCGTCATAAGATGGGTGAAATATTCGGAGTGGCTGCGATCCTGCCCACCGGCAGAAAAGCCGCCGACACTGCCGCCATACTGGGTGCTGACGTAACGCGGATCGAAGGGATCCTTGTAAAGATAATAGCCGTTCCAGTTATCGGTATAGGAAAATTTGAGTTCCTGAAAGGCGCTGCGGCTGATGGCGTGGTTGATCTTGAAGGAGTACATCGCGTTGCGGTTGTGGCTCTTGCCATAGGCGTCGGGATTGTATTTGTAGCTGTGCCTGTAGCCCTGGCCCTCGGACTTTTCCAGGGTGTAGGTGGCCGCCATGCGCATATTTTTAATCAGATTGAAGGAGAGCTTGCCAAAGAGGGAGTAGTTCTCGCTTTCGCTCATCGGAACGACGGCGCTGTCGCCGGTGTGCTCGGAGTAAAAGCGCACGCCGTTGATCCAGACGTCCCAGGGCGTGATATCGGCGCCGGCAATGTTACTCTCGGCCATATTGCTGTAGTTGGTCACATCGAATCGGCGGATACCATTGAGATAACCCTGATCGTTCTGATAGCGGAGGTTGGCAAGGAAGTTGATCTTGCCTCTCCACACCGGTCCCTCGAGCTGGGCCTTGTAATCCTGAATCCGGTTTACTTCGGAGGCTTTGAGGCCGATATAGACGCCATCGGACTTGGGCAAGTAGTTGCCGAGGTTGGCGCTGACCGAACCGTGGAACTGGTCGGCACCGTCCTTGGTGACCATGTTGACGATACCACTCATGGCCTTGCCATACTCGGCGTTGAAGGTGCCGGTGATGACCTCGAGGTCCTGGACCACTTCCTTTTCCAACTGGATGGTGCTGCCTTCACCATAGAGGGTCTCATCGACCTGCATGCCGTCGATGAGATAGGAAACTTCATTGGAGCGGCCACCGCGGAAATGGCCGCCGACGACGCCGGCCTGCAGTTCGATGACCTGGGAGACCTCCTGGACCGGCATCATGGAGATCTGGTCCGAGGAGACATTCTTGATCGAGCTGGTCTGGTCTTTCTTGATCGAAATCTTGGAGGCTGTGACCACCACCTCCTGCCCCTGGATCACGGTTTCGTGCAGGCGGATGGGGACATCAAAGGTGCGGTTTGTCGAGACCTGGGCTTCGACGCGTGCCGATTCATAGCCCACCATACGCACAAGCATGGTGTATTTGCCCGGGCTGACGTTGATGATATAGAAATCGCCATTGAGGTCGCTCACTGCGCCAAGGCTGGTGCCTTCGAGGATGATGTTGGCGCCATAGAGGGGCTCACCCTTGACCGCGTCGGTTATGCGGCCGGTTATTTTGCCGGTTGTTTGTGTCCAGGCGGACGTCGTGATGAGCAGAAGGAGCAGGAGCAGCGGGAATTTGCGGAAACCCATGACCTTACCTCACATTCGGGTGAACAAGGAGTGGGAACTGGATTTTCACAGGCATGCGATACACGCTCTCGGGGGAGAGGGCGGCCTATGCAGGGTGCCGGCGCGGGGGAGGAACAGCTGCGGTCAGGGCATCCCGGCGGGCTGGACCGGCCGCGCTTGGTTTTTTTTGTATAAAAACTTACCGGGGTTAAGCTAAGGATTATTTGCGGAAAAATCAACAGGAAAATCGTTTATTTTAGATCCTTCAAGGCGGATGGGGAAAACATCGAGGCGTTTATAGCCGTCAGGGCTGGCAGTTGTCTCTGCCATACATAAAAACTGGACAAGACCTTGCACGCGCCATCCCGCGCCCGGGCGGGTGCACCTGATAGAAAAAAATCCCACCCCGCCAAAATGCGGGATGGGATACTCTGATCGTCACCCTGATCTTTGGTCTACTTGAGCAAGATCATGTTACCGTGCTGGACCCAGTCGGGCGTGATGATGCGGAAGAAATAGTTGCCCGAAGGCAAATCCTTGGCATCAAATCGCACAAAATGACGCCCCGCCTCCTGCCGCCCCGAGGCCAGTTGTACAATTTTTTGCCCCGCCAGATTAAGGATATCGATCGCGACCAGCGTCGATTTTTTCAGCGAGTACTCGATCGTTGTCGAGGGGTTGAAGGGATTGGGGTAATTGAAGGCGATTTCCATGATATCGATCTGCGGCACCTTGGGCTGGATTACCTCGACGGTTCGTTTCTGAGCGAAGAGCCATTTCGCCAGTTGGGGCAGAGCCAGGCTCTGTGACCAGATGGCATGTCCCTTGCCGGCATACTCGGTATAGAGCAGCGGGGCGTTGAGGTTGACCTTGTCGGTGAGCACGCTGTCCGTCATACGGGCATTGGTTCCGTAACGGTAATTGAATTCGGTGAAAACGCAGGCGCGATCGGAGTGGATCAGGGCCTCGACCATCTCTCGAGAGGCGCGCACCGGCACCGTGGCATCCTCGCTGCCATGAAAGATCCACAGGGGCATGTTGCGCAGGGCGCAGGCACATGAGGAATCGGCCCCGCCGCACATCGGCACCGCTGCCGCAAAACGGGCGGGATATCGCGAGATCAGATCCCAGGTCCCGTAACCGCCCATAGAGAGACCGATTACATAGAGACGGTCGGTATTGATGGGGAACTCGCGCGTCAGCGAGTCGAGCAGATTGCTCACCGTCAGCAGTTCATCGCTGATGCCGACGGCTCCGATACTGTAGCTACCCTTGCTCCAGTCGGTATTCACCCACTGGCGGTCGGCGGGACACTGCGGCACAACGATAAAACAGGGATTCCGGGCCTGCAGGGCGCTATCGGCCCAAACTGTTCCCAAGGCGTTGGCCTTGAGCTGAAGCTCATTATCCTTGCCGCGTTCGCCGGCGCCATGCAGCGCCAGGATCAGCGGATAGGTCCTGCTCGCATCGTACCGCTCCGGAATGAACAGCCGGTACGGGAGCGTAGTCTTGTACGTATGGGAACGTTTGAGGAATTTCGCAGCGAGAGCGGATTCACTTGCAGCAAAACCAGCAGAAACACCACAGACCAGCCCCACCGCCACAACCACCCACCACAGTCTGAATCGTACCATCAATCTTCCTTCACGCTATACCCTGGAGAGTTCGCTACTTTGAAGCCGGGCTGATGAAGTCTTGGCAGAATGGGTCTCTTACATGCGCCGTGCCGAAGACCCTGGGCACGCCCAGAGCGATTCGAACGCTCGACCTACGGATTAGAAGTCCGTTGCTCTATCCAGCTGAGCTATGGGCGCATATACTGTTAATAATTTAGTCATTCCAGCGCAACAAGACAAGCTTTTTTTTGCTATTCCGGCAAATATAGATGTTTTTTATGAAGCAGATCACAATAGATAGAAATGCGGGGGCCTTGTTCAACTATTGAACAAAAAACAGCCTCAGCGCAGCAGGATGAGGCGCCGTGTCTCCACCCGCCGCTCCCATTCGAGCCGGTAGAAATAGACGCCACTGGCCATCCCAGCGCCATCCAGGGCGACACGATATTCGCCCGCTGGCTGCAAGCCTTCAGCCAGCGTCGCCACCTCCTGACCGGCTAAATTGAAGAGCCGCAGCCAGACTCGTCCCCGCCCGGGCAAGCAGTACCGGATCGAAGTGCCCTGGTTGAAGGGATTGGGGTAATTCTGGCAAAGGACGAATTCGAGGCCCTTCTCCACTGCTTCCGCCCCGTCGACCGCTGCGAGGTTCCAGAGGTGGTTATTGATCCAGAGTGTGCGACCGCGAATCCAGGATTTGATCCGGCTCAGTTCCTCGGCATAGCTGTGGTCCATCGAGGGTTCGGGCCAGCGTTTTAGATCCCGGGCGCGGGCCTCAGCCAGCGTGTCGGCGATCAGATCGATCCGCCGGTCAAGCGTATCCGGATGTAGAACAGTGCGACTTAGCGCCGCCCAGCGGATCTTGACCTTTTCGGCGAAATAGCGGTCATGGCCAAGAAGATTCCACCAGAATGGCACCTTAGGCCAATCGCCCGGGTGATAGGCATCGTGATCGATCTCCCATTCATCGACGCGGCCGGCGTCCTCCGCATACCATGCCTTGCCGAGGGTAAGATTGAAATCCCAGATCGGCCCGGCGTTGAGTTTGCCGCCCTTGCTGTCCCGATCCTTATACATAAAGGTGCTGATGCGATAGGCATCGACATTCTTGAAGAATTCACTGAGAATAAAATGATCGACAAAGGAAGAAATATCGATGTAACGGGGATAACCAAACGAGGTATCACCACGTGTAGGCATCAGCATCACCGATTCGAAGACATTCATCCAGCCCTTGAGGTAGCCTTTCTGGGCGGCCACCAGATCATCGGCTTTGGGATCATGATACTGATAAAAGAGACCCTGCATCGAGGTCCAGCCCGCGGTCTGCTCGCCCTCCTCCTTATCAAACTTCCAGATATAACCGCCGGTCAGGGCATCGCCGGTCACATCCGCTGTGCTCATCTCGGTGATGGCAACCCGGTTTTTATCTTGCTTGATCTTTTCCATGAAAACATAGACACCGCGGTAGTTGTTGTTGAGCACCAGTTCGCAGTATTGGACACGGGGCGCATAACGGCCGATTTCATTGGAGATGCGATAGGCGAGAACATTGCGCATCAGCGATTGATCATCATAAGAGGCATATAGGATCCAGTCGTTCTCTTTCGGCATGCCCAGGAGGGATACATTGCGATTATTGCCGCTGGCGTCGACGGTCTCGAGCCGGTAGCCCTTTTTGGGATAGGCCATGGAGGAGCTGCCGCGCAATTCGATATCGATGAGGCCGTCGTATTGGTTGGCAGGATCGGTGATGGCGTTACGCTTGCTTTTGCCGTTGTAAGTAATCTTCATCGTGGCTCGGATACGGGTCAGATCGGGAATCTCCTTGCCGCCGGTGTCGATCCGGATGATGGGAAGGTTGGAACTGGTGAATGCCACCCCGGTCGTCTGGGCGCTGAGGGACGAAAAAGTCAGAAGGGCAAGGCCTGTCACCCAAACCCAGGCAGATCCGCCGCCGGTTGCGATCAAACGGCGAATCACCCTGCAAGCGCCCCTGCGGATGGAGGGGCTGGACTCCTTGCGCATGCTGAACATAACGGAATTCCTGTTTTGGTAGCGCTGACGCCTGCGGATTCTAGAGGGTTTTTGAAGACTCCCGGACGACCAACTCCGTTGGCAGCAGAATCTGCTCGGGCGGCAGCAGGGCCGGGGATTCGATGTTGCGGATGAGGATCTCTGCAGCACGACGGCCGATCTCCTTCTGCGGCGCCCGGATGGTCGTCAGCGGTACCGGATAGAGTTTGGCATAATCGATGTCATCGTTGCCAATAATGGAGATATCATCAGGTACCCGAATGCCGAGCTCACGCAGGGCCGACAGCACGGCCATGGCCTGTTGATCGTTGAAGCAAACAATCGCCGTCGGGTACTCCTCCCGGCGCAATTTTTTGAACCAGACGAGGGTATTGTGAAAGCTCTCCTCATGCCGGGAACCGATGGAAACAATCATTGCCGGATTGAAGGCCAGCGTAGTCTCGCTGAAGGCATAGCGGAAACCCTCGATGCGCTCCTGGGTGTGAGCGGATTGGGGGGGACCAGCAAAATGGACGATCCGGCGATGACCGCCCTCAATCAGGTAGCTGACCGCCTGGCGTATCGCCTTTATGTTGTCGATCATCACTGCATTGGCTTGGATCCCCTTGACCTCCTCGAGCAGGACAAAGGGATAATTGATCATCTTGAGCTTGAAGAGGTGTTCGATCTCCGCCTCACCCTCGACAATGGGGGCGATGATGGCGCCCTTGATATCCTTGGTGGAAAAGAGGTGGGTGAAGCGTTTCTCGCACTCGTGATCGTTCTCGGAGCTGGTGATCAGGACTTGGTAACCCCGGTTGATGGCGTATTCGCGCACGCCGGTGGCAATGGAGGTATAGAAGGGATAATTCAAATCCTTGATGATGACGCCGATGGTACGGTCCTCGCTGCCGTTCTTGAGGATTCGCGCCATCCCGCGCGGGCGGAAATTGAGTTCCTTCATTACCTCAAGGATGCGTTCGCGCGTGCGCGGTTTGACCGAGTTTTTGCCATTGAGGACCGCAGAGACGGTGCCCTTCGAGACTCCAGCGCGCGTGGCAACATCCTCGATAGTAATTCTCTTCATCTTTTCTCCGGCGTTTCCCGCTGATACAGATGCAAGCTCATAAATTGAAACGGTTCGATTTTTATTCGCAAATATACTTTTTTTTGCACGTAAAATCAACTAAATTCTTATCACAGGGCATTTTCTCCACCAGCGCTCCCCGTGCCTCTCGCTCCCACCCGTCGGGGCTCGCGTCGCGTCTGGATACGCCCCGGATGGAGTTTTCCCTTGACTTTTTTCACCCCCTTCTGTATATTTGAATCGGTTCAAAACCATAATCACCCTTTAGCGACGAGGGCGCCGATGATACGATCGAGCCGCTGTCTCAGGATTACCCTCCTGATCAGCCTTCTTCTTTGCCTCCTGGCCTGCCATACCCCAGCCATCCGCCCCCGGCCTGTGACGTACCCCAATCTCTTCACCGATTTGCTCCGGATCGAACCCGCCCAGGTGCAGGCGCGCATCGACGCCGCCTTCAACCAGCTCTTCTATGGCGACGACAGCACGCAACGCGTCTATTATCCGGCCGGTCCCGATAAGGCCTATATCGAGGATATCCTCAATAATGATGTGCGCACCGAAGGCATCTCGTACGGCATGATGATCGCTGTCCAGCTCGACAAGAAAAAAGAGTTTGATTGTCTGTGGAACTGGGCCAGGACCTACATGCAGCACCACAACGGTCCCGGCGCAGGTCTCTTCGCCTGGCACTGTCGCACCAATGGCGAAAAGCTCAGCTACAGCTCGGCATCGGACGGTGAGGAGTGGATTGTCACCGCCCTGCTCTTCGCCCATAACCGTTGGGGCAGCGGTGAGAGCCCCTACAATTATCGGCAACAGGCCCAGTTCATTCTCGATGCCATGCTCAATAAAACGGCCAAGTCCGATGAACAGCGCGTGATCACCAACATGTTCAATCGCGATCACAAGATGGTTGTCTTTGTACCCAACGGTGAGGCGGACGATTTCACCGATCCCTCCTACCATTTGCCGCACTATTATGAGCTGTGGGCGATGTGGGCCGATAAAGAGAAGGACTTCTGGCGGGCAGCCGCGGACAGCAGCCGAGCCTTCCTCAAACGGGCTGTCCACCCTCGAACCGGCCTGGCCCCGGATTATGCCCGCTTTGACGGGAGCGCTATGGATGCCCCGTGGGGTGGCGGCCACGCCGATTTCCGCTATGATGCCTGGCGCACGGCGGCCAACATCGCGGTCGACTGGATCTGGTTCGGCCGGGATGGCTGGGCGGTGACTCAATCCAACCGGCTGCTCGAATTCTTTCATGGGGAAGGGATGAAATCCTACGGCGGCCTTTACACCCTGGAGGGCCGCAAGCTCGCCGACGAGCAAAATCCCGGTCTGGTGGCCATGAATGGCACTGCAGCCCTGGCTGCGACGACCCCGCTGAGAGGCGACTTTGTCGGGGCGGTCTGGGAGATGCCGATCCCCTCCGGCCCCGGCCGCTATTATGACGGCCTGCTCTATTTGCTCGCGCTCCTCCAGATCAGCGGTCACTTCCGCGTTCTCGCACCCTGATCCGTGGACACAAAGCGATAGCCCACCTGCTGCGGCACGGGCGCAGCGCGCACATTTTTCCCTTGTTCCGGCACGTCGGGTGCCGACAGCCTGCACCAACCACACGATTGACTCATCGAGGAGACCATGATCGATTCGCTTGCTCGCTGTATCAAATCTCTGGCTGCCCTCCTGCTTTTCCTCTCCTGCACCTGCGCCCTAGCGTCGGATCCGAAGTATGTCCGCTTTGACAAAGGGCCCGGCGATTTCACGCTCGTGGAAGCCGGCAAATGCACCCCGTTTTTTGCCAGCAGCGCGGAGTATCCTGGTGTTTTGAGGGTGATGTCCAGCCTCCAGGAGGATTTGCGCAAGGTGACCGGCGCAGCGCCGGAGATCGTCCTCGACGAGGTGCCGCACTCCGGGACTCCGATTCTGATTGGCACGCTGGGCAAAAGCCCGCTCATCGACCGGATAGTGGCGGAGAAGCGACTGGATCCCACCGGGCTGGCGGGGAAATGGGAGACCTTTGTCACCCAGATTATCGAAAATCCTCTCCCTGGAATCAGTCGCGCCCTGGTGATCGCCGGAAGCGACAAGCGCGGCACGATCTACGGGCTGTACGACCTCTCCAACCAGATCGGCGTCTCGGCCTGGCATTTCTGGAGCGACGTGACTCCCCGGCATCGCGACGCCCTCTACGTGACCCCGGGCCTCCACACCCTCGGCGAGCCCAAAGTCAAATACCGCGGCATTTTTATCAATGATGAAGCCCCCGCTCTCAGCGGCTGGGCCTTTGAGAAGTTCGGCGGCTTCAACAGCCGGATGTATGAGCACGTCTTCGATCTCATTCTGCGCATGAAGGGTAACTATCTCTGGCCGGCGATGTGGGGACGCATGTTCTGTGTTGAAGATACCTTGAATCCCACCCAGGCGGACGAGTATGGTGTGGTCATCGCCACCTCCCATCATGAACCGATGATGCGTGCACACGCCGAGTGGGCGCGTTACGGCACCGGGCCGTGGAACTATGAGTCCAATGCGATGGCCCTACAGCAATTCTGGCGCGAGGGTATCCGGCGGATGGGCCGGCACGAGAGCGTGGTGACCATCGGCATGCGCGGCGATGGCGATGAGCCGATGAGCGAAGCGGCCAACATCGCCCTACTTGAGCGCATCGTCGCCGACCAGCGCCGCATCATTGCAGAAGAGACAGGCAGGCCGGCGGAAGAGACGCCGCAGGTCTGGGCGTTGTACAAAGAGGTTCAAGAGTATTACGACAAGGGGATGAAGGTGCCGGAGGATGTCACCCTACTGCTCTGCGATGACAATTGGGGCAATATCCGCAAGTTGCCGCGGCCGGGCGATCCGCCGCGCCGCGGCGGCTATGGCGTCTACTACCATTTCGACTACGTCGGTGGTCCGCGCAACTACAAGTGGCTCAATACCAATCAGGTTTCCCGCATCTGGGAACAGATGCACCTGGCCTATGAGATGGGAGCCCGGCAGATCTGGATCGTCAATGTCGGTGACATCAAACCGATGGAACTGCCCACCGAGTTCTTCTTGGACTATGCCTGGAATCCCGAGGCCTGGCCGATTGAACGTCTACCGCACTACACCCTGGATTGGGCCGCCCGCCAGTTCGGTCCCGAATACAGCACCGAAATCGCCGCGCTCCTTGAGGCTTACACCCGTTTCAACAGCCGCCGCAAGCCCGAGCTGCTCGAGCCGGGCACCTATAGTCTGAGCAACTATCAGGAATGGGAGCGTGTGGTGGCCGAGTACACCGCGCTGGCCGACAAGGCGCAAAAGTTGTACGACGGGCTTGCGCCGGAACAGCGTGACGCCTTTTATCAGATCGTCCTCCACCCTGTCACCGCTTGTGCCAACCTTAACGCGCTCTATTTCACCGTCGCCAGAAATCGCCTCTACGCGGCGCAGGGCCGCGCCCTGACCAATGCTTTGGCGGACCGCGCCGAAGTGCTCTTCGCGGAGGATGCCCGGATCTCCCGCTACTACAACACCGAACTGGCCGGTGGTAAGTGGAGCCATATGATGGACCAGACGCACATCGGCTACACGTACTGGCAGCAGCCCGACGCGAACATCATGCCGGCCGTGCAGCGGATTAGCCTTCCAGTGGCAGCGGAGATGGGAGTGGCCGTTGAGGGCTCGACGCAATGGTGGCCGCATGCTTCAGAGGCCGCTGTGCTCCCCGAACTCGATCCTCACATCAAACCTTACAGCTATATCGAACTATTCAACCGCGGGGAAGCGCCCTTCAAATACACCATCAAGCCCGGCAAAAAGTGGCTGAAGCTCGATGCCCCGCGCGGATCCGTCACCGAGGAAATGCGGATCCTGGTCTCGGCCGACTGGCGCAAGGTCCCCCCCGGACACCACCGCATCCCCCTCACCATTACAGCCCCTGACGGCCGCCGCGTGACCATCACCGTACCCTTCCACCAACCAGCCGCATCTGCAAGCGACCTGCGCAACTGCTTCATCGAGAGCGATGGCTGCGTTTCCATGGAGGCCGGGCACTATAGCCACGCTGTAAATTCAGCCGAAATGTACTGGAGTGAAATCCCCGGTCTGGGGCGCACCCTTTCTGGGATGACCCCTTTCCCGGTCACCGCCCGGTCGATGGCAGCGGACCTGCTGCGGAATGGCGCCGTTCTCATCGACGGCAAGGGCGCACTGCGGGCGCTTGAGCCCGAGACCCTGCAACCGCGGACGATTCCTCTGGATTCCCTGCCCCATCTGGAGTATCACCTTCACCTCTTCAGCGCGGGCCTGGCCAAAGTCAAAGTCTATCTTTCGCCCACCCTGGATTTTCACAACAGCGGCGGATTGCGCTATGCGGTTTCCTTCAATGATGAACCACCGCAAATCGTCAACATGCACGACCAGATGGCGTGGGAAGAATGGGTGAGCAATGCGGTCGCCGTTCAAGCCACCTCCCACACCCTAGTAGACACGGGGGCGCAGGTGCTCAAATTCTGGGCCGTCGATCCCGGCGTGGTGCTGCAACGCCTGGTGGTCGAGACCAGCGGCGCCAGGCCCAGCTATCTCGGCCCGCCCGAAACTCGCTATATTCCCGACCGCTCCGAGCACCGGTGATGACTCTTATCCAAGCGAAAGGCAATACGCATGACCGATCCGCAATGGGAACTTTTGCTGAAGGTGATCCGGGGCGAAATCATCGAACCCCTTCCCGCCGGTTTCATCATCGATTCTCCGTGGCTGCCGAACTGGTACGGCATCTCCATTCTGGATTACTTCAGCAATGACCGGCTCTGGCTCGATGCCAATCTCAAGGCGATGCAGGATTTCCCCGAGATACTCTTCCTCCCGGGTTTCTGGTCCGAGTATGGCATGTGCACCGAGCCCTCGGCCTTCGGAGTGCGCACCTATTTCCCGGCCAACGAGTTTCCACATGCACACCGGCTCCTCCATTCGACCGCCGAAATTGATGAATTGCTGCTCCCCGATCCCTCCACCGACGGCTTACTGCCCTTCGTCCTTAACCGGCTCAAGCTCGCACAACCGGAGATCGAAGCGGCAGGGCACAAGATCCGTTTCGCGGTGGCGCGCGGCCCGCTCAACATCGCCAGCTACCTCATGGGATCCACCGAATTTCTCATGGCGATGATGCTCGAGCCCGAGAAGGTCGAGCTGCTGCTGCAAAAAATCACCCGTTTTTTGCAGTCCTGGTTGCAGCTGCAGATGGCCACCTTTCCGACCATCGACGGCATTTTTCTGCTCGATGACATCATCGGCTTCATCGGCGAAAACGAGTTCAAGACCTTCGGGCTCCCCTGCTTCAAGGCGCTCTACAGTCTGCCGGTTACCGTCAAATTCCTCCACAACGACGCGGCTTGCCGGGTTTCTGCTCCCTACCTGCCGGAAATGGGGGTCAATCTTTTCAACATGGGATTCGACATCCCCCTGAATGAACTTAAAAGTCTGACGCAGAACCAGGTCACCCTGCTCGGCAATCTGCCGCCGCGGGATGTCCTGGCGGCCGGGACCCCCGAGGCCGTCGAAGCGGCCACCCGTGACCTGGTTGCGGCCCTGACCGATCGCCGGCACGTCATCCTCTCTTGCGGCGGCGGCATGCCCCCAGGGGTTCGCTCGGCTAATATTGCCGCCTTTTTGCGCGGGCGTGTTTGATCGCTTAGCCTAACGGGAGTGGTAGCGTGCAAAAAACCGCCTCTATACAGCCGGCTTTACCGACGATCACGATGCGCCGGGCTTTCATCTGCGGCCCGACGGAAAATACCGGACCGTCTATGCCGAGCACTTTGATGAATACAACGCCGCGACGCCGATACCCTTCTCGCTGGATCGCGGCGGTATGAATCCGCTCCGGATTTTTGATATCCGCGGGCACTGCGTCGATACCCTTTTCCATCAGCGTTTCGAGGCCGGTGGACACCGCATCCTCTGGCAAACCTTCGCGTTTCCCTCCGGAATCCATATCGGCCGACTCGAGTCCGGCAGTGTTTACCGGATACAGCGGCTGACCCTGCTCAAATGAACGGATGGGCCGGTTTAAAATGATAGATAATTTCTTTTTTTTTCCTTGATTTTGAAAGAGGTACTCTTTATATTTGAAACGGTTCAATAGAATCAAAACTCTTAACATTGTCCACAACTC
It encodes the following:
- a CDS encoding alpha/beta hydrolase-fold protein, coding for MVRFRLWWVVVAVGLVCGVSAGFAASESALAAKFLKRSHTYKTTLPYRLFIPERYDASRTYPLILALHGAGERGKDNELQLKANALGTVWADSALQARNPCFIVVPQCPADRQWVNTDWSKGSYSIGAVGISDELLTVSNLLDSLTREFPINTDRLYVIGLSMGGYGTWDLISRYPARFAAAVPMCGGADSSCACALRNMPLWIFHGSEDATVPVRASREMVEALIHSDRACVFTEFNYRYGTNARMTDSVLTDKVNLNAPLLYTEYAGKGHAIWSQSLALPQLAKWLFAQKRTVEVIQPKVPQIDIMEIAFNYPNPFNPSTTIEYSLKKSTLVAIDILNLAGQKIVQLASGRQEAGRHFVRFDAKDLPSGNYFFRIITPDWVQHGNMILLK
- a CDS encoding LacI family DNA-binding transcriptional regulator; amino-acid sequence: MKRITIEDVATRAGVSKGTVSAVLNGKNSVKPRTRERILEVMKELNFRPRGMARILKNGSEDRTIGVIIKDLNYPFYTSIATGVREYAINRGYQVLITSSENDHECEKRFTHLFSTKDIKGAIIAPIVEGEAEIEHLFKLKMINYPFVLLEEVKGIQANAVMIDNIKAIRQAVSYLIEGGHRRIVHFAGPPQSAHTQERIEGFRYAFSETTLAFNPAMIVSIGSRHEESFHNTLVWFKKLRREEYPTAIVCFNDQQAMAVLSALRELGIRVPDDISIIGNDDIDYAKLYPVPLTTIRAPQKEIGRRAAEILIRNIESPALLPPEQILLPTELVVRESSKTL
- a CDS encoding glycosyl hydrolase family 8; amino-acid sequence: MIRSSRCLRITLLISLLLCLLACHTPAIRPRPVTYPNLFTDLLRIEPAQVQARIDAAFNQLFYGDDSTQRVYYPAGPDKAYIEDILNNDVRTEGISYGMMIAVQLDKKKEFDCLWNWARTYMQHHNGPGAGLFAWHCRTNGEKLSYSSASDGEEWIVTALLFAHNRWGSGESPYNYRQQAQFILDAMLNKTAKSDEQRVITNMFNRDHKMVVFVPNGEADDFTDPSYHLPHYYELWAMWADKEKDFWRAAADSSRAFLKRAVHPRTGLAPDYARFDGSAMDAPWGGGHADFRYDAWRTAANIAVDWIWFGRDGWAVTQSNRLLEFFHGEGMKSYGGLYTLEGRKLADEQNPGLVAMNGTAALAATTPLRGDFVGAVWEMPIPSGPGRYYDGLLYLLALLQISGHFRVLAP
- a CDS encoding TonB-dependent receptor translates to MGFRKFPLLLLLLLITTSAWTQTTGKITGRITDAVKGEPLYGANIILEGTSLGAVSDLNGDFYIINVSPGKYTMLVRMVGYESARVEAQVSTNRTFDVPIRLHETVIQGQEVVVTASKISIKKDQTSSIKNVSSDQISMMPVQEVSQVIELQAGVVGGHFRGGRSNEVSYLIDGMQVDETLYGEGSTIQLEKEVVQDLEVITGTFNAEYGKAMSGIVNMVTKDGADQFHGSVSANLGNYLPKSDGVYIGLKASEVNRIQDYKAQLEGPVWRGKINFLANLRYQNDQGYLNGIRRFDVTNYSNMAESNIAGADITPWDVWINGVRFYSEHTGDSAVVPMSESENYSLFGKLSFNLIKNMRMAATYTLEKSEGQGYRHSYKYNPDAYGKSHNRNAMYSFKINHAISRSAFQELKFSYTDNWNGYYLYKDPFDPRYVSTQYGGSVGGFSAGGQDRSHSEYFTHLMTTKYDLTWQATKHHSLKSGVQYTQQYIKNWPVPTRDVKWDSPLLQARWYDPVKQRMQFYPYEAEYVPNESISMDRYIKQPWDYSLYIQDKMEYESLVMNFGLRYDYFNSNTFYPSNRRNPSNQGLYEDPNMMSHMIKAPAQTQLSPRFGLSYTLGSAAVLHFSYGHFFQMPPMYSLYTNYRFIVPTTDFGTTHGNPLMKAQKTVKYEMGLWQQLMPGLGMDVSVYYSDIYDLQSAVVWTTYNETRYGVYDNKDYGNTKGLELKFDYQSGPLFANLNYTLQYTRGNADNPSSTYSRLAVNIDPVPKLIPMSWDQRHTLNTTIGLNRRNLSVSVTGAFNSGFPYDYTPIPTSRLARQSLLPNNGKKPANVNFDLQGQYDILLQGSAKLRLFAYVRNLFDTRNEMYVYGYTGHAYETIIYPAQYLSFRSNFNTIEDQYQNPAMYSAPREVKLGVGFMF
- a CDS encoding CotH kinase family protein: MFSMRKESSPSIRRGACRVIRRLIATGGGSAWVWVTGLALLTFSSLSAQTTGVAFTSSNLPIIRIDTGGKEIPDLTRIRATMKITYNGKSKRNAITDPANQYDGLIDIELRGSSSMAYPKKGYRLETVDASGNNRNVSLLGMPKENDWILYASYDDQSLMRNVLAYRISNEIGRYAPRVQYCELVLNNNYRGVYVFMEKIKQDKNRVAITEMSTADVTGDALTGGYIWKFDKEEGEQTAGWTSMQGLFYQYHDPKADDLVAAQKGYLKGWMNVFESVMLMPTRGDTSFGYPRYIDISSFVDHFILSEFFKNVDAYRISTFMYKDRDSKGGKLNAGPIWDFNLTLGKAWYAEDAGRVDEWEIDHDAYHPGDWPKVPFWWNLLGHDRYFAEKVKIRWAALSRTVLHPDTLDRRIDLIADTLAEARARDLKRWPEPSMDHSYAEELSRIKSWIRGRTLWINNHLWNLAAVDGAEAVEKGLEFVLCQNYPNPFNQGTSIRYCLPGRGRVWLRLFNLAGQEVATLAEGLQPAGEYRVALDGAGMASGVYFYRLEWERRVETRRLILLR